Below is a window of Candidatus Viadribacter manganicus DNA.
TGCGGCGCCGGCGACGCGCGCTGCTCTTCAAGTCGCGGTGTCGGAGTGCGGCGTTCTATAGGCGCTGGCGTCCTGCGCTCGGCGCGTTGCGGCGCTGGCGCCTCTGCGCGCGCACCGCTGTCGCCATACGAAATAGGCGCCGGGCTAGCCGACGCGCAGGCCCCGGTCAGCAATGCAAGCAAGAGCGCGGCGCGCGTCATCGGCGCAGTTTCCGCCAGAATCAACCCAAGCCTCAACCCGCCCCAGGCGCCTCGCCGAGCCCACGCTCCATGAGATGCAGTTTAATCGGCCCCAGATCTTCACGCTGGCCATTCCGAGACCGAATCAACCGCTGACTCTGCGCATCACCCAGCGGCGCGACGATGACGCCACCCGGCTTCAACTGATTGAGTAATGGCGCCGGAAAGTCCTCCAGCGCAGCGTTTATAACGATCCGATCATACGGCCCATCATCAGCCCAACCGTCGAAACCATCGCCAAGAAAGGCAAAGGTTCGCATCAGACGCGCCGTCCCAAAACGCCCGCGCGCGGCAACGACGAGTTCATTCCATCGATCGATGGAGATCACCTTGCTGGCGACCGAGGAAAGCGCTGCCGCCTGAAAGCCTGAACCCGTTCCAATTTCCAAGATCACGTCATCGGCCTGCGGGCCCAACGCACTGATCACGCGCCCGACCAGCGAGGGTTTGGACATCGTCTGCCCGTGTGCAAGCGGCAGTCCGACATCATCGAGTGCAAGGCCCTGCAGGTGCTCAGGGGCGTAGTGCGTGCGCGGCGTGCGCTCCAAGGCAGACAATGCACGCGCGTCCGTCACGCCAGCTTGGCGCATCTCCAACACGAACCGCATGAGCCGCGCTGGATCCACGTTCAATCAACCTTCGGCGGAGCGCCGCCCAACACACCCTTGAACTTGTGCACCGTCTCCATGTGCGTGAGATCGATATGGAGCGGCGTAACCGAAATCCGTCCGTCGTAAATCGCACGAATGTCGGCGCCCTGCGGCGGGTTCGAGAGCGTGCTGCGAAATCCGAGCCAATAATATGTGCCGCCACGCGGATCGGTCCGCTTGTCAGCATAGACGATGTGATGGTCGCGCCGACCTTGTGTCGTGACTTCAACTTCCTTCACGTCCTGCGGCAGGACGTCGGGAAAATTGATGTTCATCAGCACGTCCTTGGCCCAGCCGTGCTTCAGCAACTGGCCGACGACACCTGGCCCAAAAGTCTCGGCCGTCTCCCACGGGATCTTCGCTTCTTCGCCGCGAAAGCCGCGCGCTTGGCTTAGTGCTATCGCCGGAATGCCAAGCTGCATGCCTTGCATCGCGCCCGCGATCGTTCCCGAGAAAGTCACATCCTCGGCAATGTTCTGACCCCGATTGACGCCCGAAAGCACCAAATCCGGCGCGCTATCCATCAGGTGCTCGATCCCGAGCAACACGCAATCCGTCGGCGTGCCCGTCACCGCAAAACGCTTCTCATCCACCTTGCGAACCCGTATCGGCGCCGAGAGCGTCAGCGCGCGCGACGCGCCAGACTGTTCGTTCTCAGGCGCGATCACCCACACGTCATCACTGAACGTGCGCGCGATCTTCTCCAGGACCGCAAGGCCGGTCGCGTGGATGCCATCGTCATTGGTACAAAGAATGCGCATGGCGTCCGCTTAGCGCGAAACGCCCAGTGCTGTCACTGAACGCTTGACCTTCAGGAGCGGCAGTCGATCGCCCAGATGTCGTAAGTGGGGTGCTCGAGGCCGTTGAGGCCGGGGCTCGATGCAAACATCCAGCCCTCGAACACCTGCCGGCGCTCACTTTCCTCACCCTCGCGCGCGGCGGGATGATCGTAAATCTGCAGGAAGATGCGCACTTCCGGCGTTTCTTCGGGAGCAGCTTTCGAGCAGGAGCGTGCGATCACCTCAAGCGAGCCCACACGCGCCGGGCGGCCAAGCGTCAGCGTGTAATCGCGCGCATGGCCCGTGATCTTATCGAGCCCGCGCACCACTGCGCGCTGCGCAAAGGCCGGGCTTGCGCTGAGAGTAAAAATCACCGCCGCGGCGGCCAGAAAACGCATCATGGAGCAGCTTCCTCTGTGGAGCTCCCAGAGTTCCCCGAGCCCTGAGCAAAACTTGCAAACAACGTAAGCAGATCTATCGAACCCTGAGTGTTCGGAATCTCACCACCGGGCGGCAACGGATCCATGCCAGCCGGCTCGATGGCGACGTATCCGCCGCCAAGCAATCCATCCGTCGCGATGCGCGCCGTCGATTCATCGAGCACTTCGATGCCGTGGTTCACCGAGAAGGTGAGCACCGCGTTATAGGTGGCGGGGTCGAGCGAAACCGCGCGCACGACACCGACCTTCACGCCGGAAATTCGAACGTCTGAGCCGACGCCAACTCCATCAACGCGCTGAAAGCTCGCATGCAAATCGTAGCCGCCGCCGGTGGTGTTCTGGCCCGCCTGCGCCGCAGCAAATGCGAAGAAAACAACAGCAACCGCCGCGACGACAGCGCCTAGAATGGTTTCGCCCCAACGCTCGAAATTCAATTTCACCGGCGATCCCCCGAATCTGGAGACCAAGCCTCGTAATCGGCGGTTGACGCTTGCCTAACGCCGCCGCGCGCCAGCGAACCCTTCGGTCGATACGCCCTCACCGTGCCGGTTAGATTTGGCTGGTGCGGCTTTTCCCAAGCCTGACGCTTCAACGGCGCAATCGTAGGCGGCTCCGCGACCGTGTGGTGCATCCAGCCATGCCAATCGGGCGAAACACGAGACGCTTCAGCGAGGCCATTATAAATCACATAGCGGCGCTTGCGGCCTTCGATCGAGGGCCGCTTCTCTTCAAAGTATTTGTTACCCTGTTCGTCTTCGCCCACGAAAACCCCACGGCGCCAGATATCGAGCCGCGCGCCCACGGTGGCGCCGTTCCACCAGGAAAAAATCGCTTTCAGCATGGGCTTTTGTTTGTCTCCGCAGAGGGCTTTTTGTGGACCACGTCCCGGTCCCGCAGCTTTGGCGGCGCGCAATATGACGAGCGTCGCCCTTTACGTCCAGTGCGGGTGCGAAACAATATCCTGTAGTTATCCCGAGTTGCCACCTACTACATATTGATTGCGAGCCCGGATCAAAGGTAGAGTCGCGCCTGGCTCACGGAGGCTAGCCATGGCTCAAGATCACGACGACGACATCCGCCCGGCCGCGGAAGCGCCAGAGGCGTGGACCGACGCAATGGTTCAGACCGCCCTGGAGGCGGGCATCGCCGTTGAAACGCCCGCTGGCCCAAGCGTGAGCAAGGCCCTTAAGCGCGCCGCCGAACGGATCGGCCTGTGGGCCGAAGATCCCGCGCTTGGCAAGGACGTGCTGAAGCTTCTTGAGCGTGGGCAAGTGACGCTCGACACCCCGTTGATGCGTGCGTCGCTCTCGGCCGGCGCCGAACTCGCTGTTTCCGCGGCGTTGTTGCATTGGCCTGAGCAACGCAGCGAAGAGCTGGAAGCCATCGCACGCGCGCAAACATTGCTCGCTGCCGGCGCGAAGCTCGGCATTGCTGGCGCGCCCTCCGCCGCAGCGCTTGATGCACTGGATGCCGCAGCGCGTGTCGCTGACCCGATTGGGCGCGATGGCCCATCCATTCTTGTCCGGCCAACCGGCGACGCAGCGCTTGAGATCATCGCCGC
It encodes the following:
- a CDS encoding protein-L-isoaspartate O-methyltransferase family protein yields the protein MRFVLEMRQAGVTDARALSALERTPRTHYAPEHLQGLALDDVGLPLAHGQTMSKPSLVGRVISALGPQADDVILEIGTGSGFQAAALSSVASKVISIDRWNELVVAARGRFGTARLMRTFAFLGDGFDGWADDGPYDRIVINAALEDFPAPLLNQLKPGGVIVAPLGDAQSQRLIRSRNGQREDLGPIKLHLMERGLGEAPGAG
- the surE gene encoding 5'/3'-nucleotidase SurE yields the protein MRILCTNDDGIHATGLAVLEKIARTFSDDVWVIAPENEQSGASRALTLSAPIRVRKVDEKRFAVTGTPTDCVLLGIEHLMDSAPDLVLSGVNRGQNIAEDVTFSGTIAGAMQGMQLGIPAIALSQARGFRGEEAKIPWETAETFGPGVVGQLLKHGWAKDVLMNINFPDVLPQDVKEVEVTTQGRRDHHIVYADKRTDPRGGTYYWLGFRSTLSNPPQGADIRAIYDGRISVTPLHIDLTHMETVHKFKGVLGGAPPKVD
- a CDS encoding DUF2155 domain-containing protein; its protein translation is MMRFLAAAAVIFTLSASPAFAQRAVVRGLDKITGHARDYTLTLGRPARVGSLEVIARSCSKAAPEETPEVRIFLQIYDHPAAREGEESERRQVFEGWMFASSPGLNGLEHPTYDIWAIDCRS
- a CDS encoding MlaD family protein, with translation MKLNFERWGETILGAVVAAVAVVFFAFAAAQAGQNTTGGGYDLHASFQRVDGVGVGSDVRISGVKVGVVRAVSLDPATYNAVLTFSVNHGIEVLDESTARIATDGLLGGGYVAIEPAGMDPLPPGGEIPNTQGSIDLLTLFASFAQGSGNSGSSTEEAAP
- a CDS encoding NADH:ubiquinone oxidoreductase subunit NDUFA12, which codes for MLKAIFSWWNGATVGARLDIWRRGVFVGEDEQGNKYFEEKRPSIEGRKRRYVIYNGLAEASRVSPDWHGWMHHTVAEPPTIAPLKRQAWEKPHQPNLTGTVRAYRPKGSLARGGVRQASTADYEAWSPDSGDRR